The proteins below are encoded in one region of Avibacterium volantium:
- the agaF gene encoding PTS galactosamine/N-acetylgalactosamine transporter subunit IIA, which yields MTTLIVSGHGHFATGLQSALEQIIGQYPKVAFFDFDDKKITPEQLRQNIEQYLNAEQESAVLFCCDILGGTPFRQCAMIAQQFECAEVIVGTNLQMLIETIMAKDELEFVELVTQALTSANQGITTLSAQQKAKRTARAEDDGI from the coding sequence ATGACAACCTTGATCGTGAGCGGACACGGACATTTTGCCACAGGGCTACAAAGTGCGTTGGAGCAAATTATTGGACAATATCCAAAGGTGGCCTTTTTTGATTTTGATGATAAGAAAATCACGCCAGAACAATTACGCCAAAATATCGAACAATATCTCAATGCGGAACAGGAAAGTGCGGTGCTTTTTTGTTGTGATATTTTAGGTGGCACGCCATTTCGCCAATGTGCGATGATTGCACAACAGTTTGAGTGCGCAGAGGTGATTGTTGGCACGAATTTACAAATGCTGATTGAAACCATAATGGCGAAAGATGAGCTTGAGTTTGTCGAGTTAGTCACACAAGCTCTAACCAGCGCTAATCAAGGAATCACCACACTTTCTGCACAACAAAAAGCAAAAAGAACGGCGCGCGCAGAAGATGATGGTATTTGA
- a CDS encoding type II toxin-antitoxin system VapC family toxin, protein MYFIDTNVLSEIRKIKSGKANQGVIRWLSEINEQQIYTNIVVMMELERGILAKERKDPWQGKILRQWFENTIKIGFANRILHLDAKTAQICATLHIPDHCPENDAWIAASAIQYGLTLVTRNTADFSRIGIKLFNPFDE, encoded by the coding sequence ATGTATTTTATTGATACTAATGTATTAAGTGAAATTCGTAAAATTAAAAGCGGGAAAGCAAACCAAGGAGTCATTCGTTGGTTATCTGAAATTAATGAACAGCAAATTTATACGAATATTGTCGTAATGATGGAATTAGAACGTGGCATTTTAGCTAAAGAACGTAAAGATCCTTGGCAAGGAAAAATACTCCGTCAATGGTTTGAAAACACCATAAAAATAGGCTTTGCAAATCGTATTCTTCATCTTGATGCTAAAACAGCACAGATCTGTGCAACATTACATATTCCCGATCACTGCCCCGAAAATGATGCTTGGATTGCTGCTAGTGCTATTCAATATGGTCTTACTCTTGTTACAAGAAACACCGCTGATTTCTCACGTATAGGGATAAAATTATTCAATCCGTTTGATGAATAG
- the lspA gene encoding signal peptidase II: MSKSKSGLSFLWLSAVAFCLDLFTKYLVVNHFELYESIQILPIFNLTYVRNYGAAFSFLADHSGWQKSFFILLAIGISVMLVIFLAKNKASQRLQNTAYALIIGGALANMADRAYHGFVVDFFDFYWQQWHYPVFNVADIAICIGAALLAIDAIKNNEKKTEKAQ; encoded by the coding sequence ATGTCAAAATCTAAATCAGGTTTATCATTTCTCTGGCTAAGTGCGGTGGCATTTTGCTTAGATTTGTTTACCAAATATTTAGTGGTAAACCATTTTGAGCTGTACGAAAGTATCCAAATTTTGCCTATTTTTAATCTCACCTATGTGCGAAATTATGGCGCAGCATTTAGTTTTCTTGCGGATCATTCAGGCTGGCAGAAAAGCTTTTTTATTCTACTTGCCATTGGAATTTCCGTAATGCTCGTGATTTTCTTAGCCAAAAATAAAGCGAGCCAGCGGTTACAAAACACCGCCTATGCTCTAATTATTGGTGGAGCGCTGGCGAATATGGCTGATCGCGCCTATCACGGTTTTGTGGTGGATTTTTTCGATTTCTACTGGCAACAATGGCATTATCCTGTCTTTAACGTGGCGGACATTGCTATTTGTATTGGTGCCGCGTTACTTGCCATTGATGCCATTAAAAATAACGAGAAAAAAACGGAGAAAGCCCAGTGA
- the ispH gene encoding 4-hydroxy-3-methylbut-2-enyl diphosphate reductase: MKIILANPRGFCAGVDRAISIVELALEIHGAPIYVRHEVVHNRFVVNGLRERGAVFVEELDEVPDGAIVIFSAHGVSQAVRQEAKRRELKVFDATCPLVTKVHMQVARASRKGTKAVLIGHEGHPEVEGTMGQYDNAQGGIYLVEDVEDIAKLALTKEDDITFMTQTTLSIDDTSEVIAALKEKYPAIQGPRKNDICYATTNRQQAVRELAKIADLVIVVGSKNSSNSNRLAELATRMGVTAKLIDDANDIDIAWLKDVSTIGITAGASAPEVLVQSVVNRLRELGVTQVEELQGCEENTVFEVPKELRIKAVQ; the protein is encoded by the coding sequence GTGAAAATTATCTTAGCCAACCCGCGTGGCTTTTGTGCAGGGGTAGATCGTGCCATTAGCATTGTCGAATTAGCCTTAGAAATTCACGGCGCGCCGATTTATGTCCGCCACGAAGTGGTGCATAACCGTTTTGTGGTGAATGGATTGCGTGAACGTGGTGCGGTGTTTGTGGAAGAATTAGATGAAGTGCCAGACGGCGCGATCGTGATTTTTTCCGCCCACGGTGTTTCTCAAGCCGTTCGCCAAGAAGCCAAAAGACGCGAGCTGAAAGTGTTTGATGCCACTTGTCCGTTAGTAACCAAAGTGCATATGCAAGTCGCACGCGCTAGCCGCAAAGGCACAAAAGCGGTGCTGATTGGACACGAAGGCCACCCTGAAGTAGAAGGCACAATGGGGCAATATGATAATGCACAAGGCGGTATTTATTTAGTGGAAGATGTGGAAGACATCGCCAAACTTGCGCTGACGAAAGAAGATGATATTACCTTTATGACGCAAACCACCCTTTCCATTGATGATACCAGTGAAGTGATTGCTGCGTTAAAAGAAAAATATCCCGCTATTCAAGGCCCACGCAAAAACGATATTTGCTATGCCACCACCAACCGCCAACAAGCAGTGAGAGAATTAGCCAAGATTGCTGATTTGGTGATTGTTGTTGGTTCAAAAAACTCTTCCAATTCCAACCGCTTAGCAGAACTAGCCACCAGAATGGGCGTAACCGCTAAGCTGATTGATGATGCCAATGATATTGACATCGCGTGGCTCAAAGACGTTTCCACCATCGGTATTACCGCAGGCGCTTCCGCCCCTGAAGTATTAGTGCAATCGGTGGTTAATCGCTTAAGAGAATTAGGCGTAACCCAAGTGGAAGAGCTACAAGGCTGCGAAGAAAACACCGTGTTTGAAGTACCGAAAGAGTTACGGATTAAAGCGGTTCAGTAA
- a CDS encoding type II toxin-antitoxin system Phd/YefM family antitoxin — protein sequence MTIMTSREFNQHLNQAQKAAQIAPVIVTNRGEPTYVLMSYTDYQKTLRSLSPRNALEALMPQDEADIELEIPPRSTKQRAPIELDD from the coding sequence ATGACGATTATGACCAGCCGAGAATTTAATCAACACCTCAATCAGGCACAAAAAGCGGCACAAATCGCACCTGTTATTGTAACTAATCGAGGTGAACCAACTTATGTGTTAATGAGCTATACCGATTATCAGAAAACGTTACGATCTCTTTCACCTCGTAATGCGTTAGAGGCATTAATGCCACAAGATGAAGCTGATATTGAATTAGAAATTCCCCCTCGTTCAACAAAGCAACGTGCTCCCATTGAACTTGATGATTAG
- the brnQ gene encoding branched-chain amino acid transport system II carrier protein, producing the protein MTKNTFIIGFMLFAIFFGAGNLIFPPKLGFETGTEFLPSISGFVLTGVGLPLLGIIVGAFYRGGYMAALRQIHPWFSVLFLVSISLAVGPFFAGPRTGAMSYEMVMIPFLKEADSLSQLLFTLGYFALTLWLSLNPSKMVERIGSILTPVLLLAIIALVVKAGLMLVGKTPLPMPAASQTYFFNGAINGYLTMDALASIAFSTMVLGAIKSSAVKAVSLQKQTIFAAMIAGVALAFIYISLGWVGNHLIISPDVLAQLHQNKQDLGTYILNHVTAMAFGELGRLVLNIIVSLACLTTAVGLCASISSYFHQQFPRFSYRTYAILFCLISFVIANLGLKEVIGLSLPVLMILYPITITVILLLLINLFLPMPILAHRLAIGLVTLVSILSVLGSGKMDFLEQLPLKPYSIEWLPFALMGLVAGYLLHWRKRQGILSIIQESKVK; encoded by the coding sequence ATGACAAAAAATACCTTTATTATTGGCTTTATGCTGTTTGCCATTTTTTTTGGGGCGGGAAATTTGATTTTTCCGCCTAAATTAGGCTTTGAAACAGGCACGGAATTTTTGCCGTCTATCTCAGGCTTTGTGCTAACTGGCGTGGGCTTGCCGCTGCTTGGCATTATTGTTGGCGCGTTTTACCGCGGTGGTTATATGGCCGCGTTACGCCAAATTCACCCGTGGTTTTCTGTACTATTTTTGGTGTCGATTTCCCTTGCGGTCGGGCCTTTTTTTGCTGGCCCAAGAACAGGCGCGATGTCTTATGAAATGGTGATGATCCCTTTTCTTAAAGAAGCAGATAGCCTTTCCCAACTGTTGTTCACGTTGGGTTATTTCGCACTTACTTTATGGCTGAGCCTAAATCCCTCCAAAATGGTAGAGCGTATAGGCTCTATTCTCACCCCTGTGCTATTGCTGGCGATTATTGCGTTGGTGGTCAAAGCAGGGCTAATGTTGGTGGGAAAAACGCCTTTGCCAATGCCAGCGGCAAGCCAAACTTATTTCTTCAATGGGGCGATTAATGGCTATTTAACGATGGACGCATTGGCTTCCATCGCCTTTTCTACAATGGTGCTAGGGGCGATTAAATCCAGCGCAGTAAAAGCGGTTTCGTTACAAAAACAAACCATTTTTGCCGCAATGATCGCAGGGGTTGCCTTGGCATTTATTTATATTTCCCTTGGGTGGGTGGGCAATCATTTGATCATTTCCCCTGATGTGCTGGCGCAGTTACATCAAAATAAACAGGATCTTGGCACTTATATTTTAAACCACGTTACCGCAATGGCCTTTGGCGAGCTAGGGCGATTGGTGCTGAATATCATTGTGTCGCTGGCTTGTTTAACTACGGCGGTGGGGCTGTGTGCTTCGATTAGCAGTTATTTTCATCAGCAATTTCCGCGATTTTCTTACCGCACTTATGCGATCCTATTTTGTTTGATCAGCTTTGTGATCGCCAATTTAGGGCTAAAAGAAGTGATCGGGCTTTCTTTGCCAGTGTTGATGATTTTATATCCCATTACCATTACGGTCATTTTGTTGCTGTTAATTAATTTATTTTTGCCAATGCCGATCTTGGCTCACCGTTTAGCCATTGGTTTGGTAACCTTGGTGTCGATTTTATCCGTGTTGGGTTCAGGCAAAATGGATTTTCTCGAACAGCTTCCGCTTAAGCCTTATTCTATCGAATGGTTGCCTTTCGCCTTGATGGGCTTGGTGGCAGGCTATTTACTGCACTGGCGTAAACGACAAGGGATTTTATCGATTATTCAAGAAAGCAAAGTAAAATAA
- the agaW gene encoding PTS N-acetylgalactosamine transporter subunit IIC, with protein MEIGLLQALLLGVLAFFAGLDLYNGLTHFHRPVVLGPIVGAILGDLQTGILVGGTLELVWMGLAPLAGAQPPNVIIGTIVGTAFAITTKTDPKVAVGVAVPFAIAVQMGITFLFSVMSAVMSRCDQMAEEANLKGIDYVNYLGLLVLGTFYFFCAFLPTYFGAEYAGKIIAMLPKEVIDGLGVAGGIMPAIGFAVLMKIMMKNAYIPYFILGFVGAAWLNLPVLAIAAAAVAMALIDYMRKGNTETKATQKEEFQDGI; from the coding sequence ATGGAAATTGGACTTTTACAGGCACTCTTATTGGGTGTACTTGCATTCTTTGCAGGTCTTGACCTCTATAATGGTTTAACGCATTTTCATAGACCAGTTGTATTAGGGCCTATTGTGGGAGCGATTTTAGGGGATTTACAAACAGGGATTTTAGTTGGCGGTACCCTTGAATTAGTCTGGATGGGGCTTGCACCATTAGCAGGCGCGCAACCACCAAATGTGATTATCGGTACGATCGTGGGAACGGCATTTGCCATCACCACCAAAACCGATCCAAAAGTGGCCGTTGGGGTTGCTGTGCCGTTTGCCATTGCAGTGCAAATGGGGATCACCTTCTTATTCTCCGTAATGTCAGCGGTAATGTCCCGTTGTGATCAAATGGCAGAAGAAGCCAATCTCAAAGGCATTGATTATGTGAACTATCTTGGTTTGTTAGTGCTGGGTACGTTCTATTTCTTCTGTGCGTTCTTGCCAACTTACTTTGGTGCGGAATATGCCGGTAAAATCATTGCAATGTTGCCAAAAGAAGTGATTGATGGTTTAGGCGTGGCAGGGGGCATTATGCCAGCTATCGGGTTTGCGGTATTAATGAAAATTATGATGAAAAATGCCTATATCCCTTATTTTATCCTAGGTTTTGTGGGTGCTGCTTGGCTTAATCTGCCAGTGTTAGCAATTGCTGCAGCGGCAGTTGCAATGGCATTGATTGATTATATGCGTAAAGGCAATACTGAAACAAAAGCAACGCAAAAAGAGGAGTTTCAAGATGGAATCTAA
- the ubiA gene encoding 4-hydroxybenzoate octaprenyltransferase, with protein sequence MPQLSEKLTAYAQLMRFDKPIGTLLLLWPTLWALFLAEKNFPPISVLIVFVLGVIIMRAAGCVINDYADRHIDGKVKRTSQRPLATGKVSEKEAKLLFAGLIFCAFILVLFLNYYAIGLSFIAVLLAFIYPFMKRYTHLPQFFLGAAFGWSIPMAYGALVEQLPLECWLLFVANLAWTVAYDTQYAMVDRDDDLRIGVKSTAILFAQYDNKIIALLQFIALGLLVLIGYQSHLHYSYFILLALTALLFVYQCKLTRHRRREDCFKAFLNNNYVGMGVFIAFLAGIFFA encoded by the coding sequence ATGCCTCAACTTTCGGAAAAACTCACTGCTTACGCGCAATTAATGCGTTTTGACAAACCCATTGGCACATTATTGTTATTGTGGCCAACGCTTTGGGCATTGTTTTTGGCAGAGAAAAATTTTCCGCCTATTTCGGTGCTAATAGTATTTGTACTCGGCGTAATCATTATGCGTGCAGCAGGTTGCGTGATTAATGATTATGCGGATCGTCATATTGACGGCAAAGTGAAACGCACTTCACAGCGTCCTTTAGCAACGGGAAAAGTCAGCGAAAAGGAAGCTAAATTACTTTTTGCAGGGCTGATATTCTGCGCCTTTATTTTGGTGCTATTTCTGAATTATTACGCCATTGGCTTGTCTTTTATTGCGGTGCTGTTGGCCTTTATTTATCCCTTTATGAAACGCTATACCCACCTTCCGCAATTTTTCTTAGGCGCAGCCTTTGGTTGGTCTATCCCAATGGCTTATGGGGCGTTAGTTGAACAACTGCCCTTAGAATGTTGGCTGCTGTTTGTGGCGAATTTAGCCTGGACGGTGGCTTATGATACGCAATATGCGATGGTGGATCGTGATGATGATTTGCGCATCGGGGTGAAATCCACCGCCATTTTGTTTGCGCAATATGACAATAAAATCATCGCCTTATTGCAATTTATTGCCTTAGGATTGCTCGTTCTCATCGGCTACCAATCCCATTTGCATTATAGTTATTTTATTTTACTTGCGCTTACGGCATTGCTTTTCGTTTATCAATGTAAACTCACTCGCCATCGCCGCCGTGAAGACTGCTTCAAAGCCTTTTTAAATAATAATTATGTGGGAATGGGCGTGTTTATCGCTTTTCTTGCTGGCATCTTTTTTGCCTAA
- the greB gene encoding transcription elongation factor GreB, protein MSKSNYITRSGWNTLDQELKFLWKEERPKVTQAVSDAAALGDRSENAEYIYGKRRLREIDRRVRFLTKRLEVLQIVDYHPRQEGKIFFGAWVSLENENGEENQYRIVGCDEFDPAKNWISIDSPVARALIGKEVDDEVKVHTPSGLVTLFVNKIWYEK, encoded by the coding sequence ATGTCAAAATCAAATTACATTACGCGTAGTGGCTGGAATACGCTGGATCAAGAATTGAAATTTTTATGGAAGGAAGAGCGACCTAAGGTTACGCAAGCGGTATCTGATGCGGCGGCATTAGGGGATCGCAGTGAAAATGCGGAATATATTTATGGTAAACGCCGTTTGCGTGAAATTGATCGCCGTGTCCGCTTTTTGACAAAACGTTTAGAAGTGTTGCAGATTGTGGATTATCACCCTAGACAGGAAGGGAAAATCTTTTTTGGTGCTTGGGTAAGCCTTGAAAATGAAAATGGCGAGGAAAATCAATACCGTATCGTGGGCTGTGATGAGTTTGATCCCGCTAAAAATTGGATCTCCATTGACAGCCCTGTGGCGCGCGCCTTAATTGGGAAAGAAGTAGATGATGAAGTGAAAGTCCATACACCATCTGGCTTAGTGACGTTATTTGTGAATAAAATTTGGTACGAGAAATAG
- the glpE gene encoding thiosulfate sulfurtransferase GlpE, which translates to MTALREITPQQAWQMMNEENATLVDIRDFPRFTHSHPKGAFHLTNQSYGEFQQKVDYDDPIIVSCYHGISSRNVGAFLIEQGYDNVYSMQGGFMGWEQADLPLEGEAVKES; encoded by the coding sequence ATGACCGCACTTAGAGAAATCACGCCACAGCAGGCTTGGCAAATGATGAACGAAGAAAATGCCACACTGGTGGACATTCGCGATTTCCCCCGCTTTACTCATAGCCACCCAAAGGGCGCGTTTCACTTGACCAACCAAAGCTATGGCGAATTTCAGCAAAAAGTGGATTATGATGATCCCATTATCGTCAGTTGCTACCACGGCATCAGCAGCCGCAATGTTGGCGCATTTCTTATCGAGCAAGGCTACGATAATGTGTATAGTATGCAAGGCGGTTTTATGGGCTGGGAACAAGCAGACTTACCGCTCGAAGGCGAAGCGGTGAAAGAGAGCTAG
- a CDS encoding Tex family protein: protein MLNQQISQIIAAELAVRPQQILAAIQLLDEGNTIPFIARYRKEVTGGLDDTQLRHFETRLIYLRELEDRRQTILKSIEEQGKLTEKLRDQIQQTQSKTELEDLYLPYKPKRRTKGQIAIEAGLEPLAESLWNDPNQDPESAANAYIDAEKGFADSKAVLDGARYILMERFAEDAQLLAKVRQYLQQSAVLISKVLDGKEQEGEKFQDYFDHQELWHNVPSHRALAMFRGRNEGILQLSLNANPEQEEGARQSYCEEIIRQHLGVHFNQQPADKWREQVISWTWRIKISLHLETELMSQLREKAEEEAINVFARNLTALLMAAPAGAKTTMGLDPGLRTGVKVAVVDNTGKLLATDTIYPHTGQAAAAMASLYQLIERHNVELIAIGNGTASRETERFAKDVLKQISGQKPQTVVVSEAGASVYSASELAAQEFPQLDVSLRGAVSIARRLQDPLAELVKIEPKAIGVGQYQHDVNQTQLARKLDAVVEDCVNAVGVDLNTASVPLLARVAGMTKTLAQNIVQFRDENGRFENREELKKVSRLGPKAFEQCAGFMRISAGQNPLDASGVHPETYPVVEKILQATQQSIQDLMGNASAIRQLDPKQFIDEQFGLPTVQDIFKELEKPGRDPRGEFKTATFMDGVEEISDLKAGMILEGTVTNVTNFGAFVDIGVHQDGLVHISSLSNKFVEDPHDVVKTGDIVKVKVLEVDVARKRIALTMRLDEQPVDKSQNGEKNHRTLTAKNQRNEQAARKPQNNSVMGNAFADALKNWKK, encoded by the coding sequence ATGCTAAATCAACAAATTTCCCAAATTATTGCCGCAGAGCTTGCGGTGCGTCCGCAGCAGATTTTAGCTGCCATTCAATTATTGGACGAAGGCAACACCATTCCTTTTATTGCGCGTTATCGTAAAGAAGTAACGGGCGGCTTAGATGACACCCAATTACGCCATTTTGAAACCCGCTTGATTTATTTGCGCGAGTTAGAAGATCGCCGTCAAACCATTTTGAAATCCATCGAAGAACAAGGCAAATTGACGGAGAAATTACGCGACCAAATCCAACAAACCCAAAGCAAAACTGAGCTGGAAGATTTGTATTTGCCGTACAAACCGAAACGCCGTACTAAAGGGCAAATCGCCATTGAAGCAGGGCTTGAGCCGTTGGCGGAAAGCCTTTGGAATGATCCAAACCAAGATCCTGAAAGTGCAGCAAACGCTTATATTGATGCAGAAAAAGGCTTTGCCGATAGCAAAGCGGTGTTAGACGGCGCGCGTTATATTTTAATGGAACGCTTCGCGGAAGATGCGCAATTATTGGCGAAAGTGCGTCAGTACTTACAACAAAGTGCGGTGTTAATTTCTAAAGTTTTAGACGGTAAAGAGCAGGAAGGGGAAAAATTCCAAGATTATTTTGATCACCAAGAGCTTTGGCATAATGTGCCTTCGCACCGTGCTTTAGCAATGTTCCGTGGACGTAATGAGGGCATTTTGCAGTTGAGCTTAAATGCCAATCCAGAACAGGAAGAAGGGGCGCGTCAGAGTTATTGTGAAGAAATTATTCGCCAACATTTGGGCGTGCATTTCAATCAACAGCCCGCGGATAAATGGCGTGAGCAGGTGATTAGCTGGACGTGGCGAATTAAGATTTCGCTTCATTTGGAAACGGAATTAATGAGCCAGCTGCGTGAAAAAGCGGAAGAAGAAGCCATCAATGTTTTTGCGCGAAATCTTACCGCACTTTTAATGGCAGCCCCAGCAGGCGCTAAAACCACAATGGGGTTAGATCCGGGGTTGCGTACAGGTGTGAAAGTTGCCGTTGTGGATAATACAGGAAAATTATTGGCTACGGATACGATTTATCCACATACAGGACAAGCAGCTGCAGCAATGGCGAGCCTTTATCAATTAATCGAACGCCATAATGTGGAACTGATCGCTATTGGAAATGGCACGGCATCAAGAGAAACGGAACGCTTTGCCAAAGACGTATTAAAGCAAATCTCAGGGCAAAAACCACAAACCGTGGTGGTGAGCGAAGCGGGCGCGTCTGTTTATTCTGCTTCCGAATTAGCCGCACAAGAATTTCCACAGCTTGATGTATCTTTGCGTGGTGCGGTGTCCATTGCGCGCCGTTTGCAAGATCCGCTCGCGGAATTAGTGAAAATTGAGCCAAAAGCCATTGGTGTGGGGCAGTATCAGCACGATGTGAACCAAACTCAATTAGCGCGCAAATTAGATGCGGTGGTGGAAGATTGTGTAAACGCCGTGGGCGTGGATTTAAACACCGCCTCCGTGCCATTATTGGCTCGTGTGGCAGGAATGACCAAAACGCTCGCGCAAAATATCGTGCAATTTCGCGATGAAAATGGCCGTTTTGAAAACCGTGAAGAGCTGAAAAAAGTGTCCCGTTTAGGGCCAAAAGCCTTTGAACAATGTGCGGGCTTTATGCGCATTTCTGCGGGGCAAAATCCCCTTGATGCGTCAGGCGTTCACCCTGAAACCTATCCAGTGGTGGAAAAAATCTTGCAAGCCACGCAGCAATCTATCCAAGATTTAATGGGTAACGCCAGCGCCATTCGTCAGCTCGATCCAAAACAATTTATTGATGAGCAATTTGGTTTGCCAACGGTGCAAGATATTTTCAAAGAGCTAGAAAAACCGGGGCGCGATCCGCGTGGTGAATTTAAAACTGCCACCTTTATGGATGGCGTGGAAGAAATCAGTGATTTGAAAGCAGGAATGATCCTTGAGGGAACGGTAACCAACGTAACCAACTTTGGCGCGTTTGTGGATATTGGCGTTCATCAGGATGGGTTGGTGCATATTTCTTCCCTTTCCAATAAATTTGTGGAAGATCCGCACGATGTGGTGAAAACAGGGGATATTGTGAAAGTCAAAGTGTTGGAAGTGGACGTGGCGCGTAAGCGTATCGCGCTGACAATGCGTTTAGACGAACAGCCTGTGGATAAATCACAAAATGGCGAAAAAAATCACCGCACTTTGACGGCGAAAAATCAGCGTAACGAACAAGCAGCGCGTAAGCCACAAAATAACAGCGTAATGGGCAATGCCTTTGCCGATGCGTTGAAAAATTGGAAAAAATAA
- the agaV gene encoding PTS N-acetylgalactosamine transporter subunit IIB has product MPNIVLNRIDERLIHGQVGVQWVGFAGANLVLVANDEVAEDPMQQNLMEMVLAEGIDVRFWPLQKVIDNIHRAADRQKILLVCKTPSDFLTLVQGGVPIDKINVGNMHYEEGKTQIHKTVSVNDKDRAAFEQLRQLGVQCFIQGVPTEDAIDLFKLL; this is encoded by the coding sequence ATGCCAAATATTGTGTTAAATCGAATTGATGAACGTTTGATCCACGGTCAAGTGGGCGTGCAATGGGTTGGCTTTGCTGGGGCGAATTTAGTGCTGGTTGCCAATGATGAGGTGGCTGAAGATCCAATGCAACAAAACCTAATGGAAATGGTGTTAGCAGAAGGCATTGATGTGCGCTTTTGGCCGTTGCAAAAGGTGATAGACAATATACACCGCGCCGCGGATCGACAAAAAATTTTACTTGTGTGCAAAACGCCGAGTGATTTTTTAACCTTAGTGCAAGGTGGCGTGCCAATTGACAAAATTAACGTAGGCAATATGCATTATGAGGAGGGCAAAACACAGATCCATAAAACCGTATCCGTAAATGATAAAGACAGAGCGGCATTTGAACAGCTACGCCAGCTTGGTGTGCAGTGCTTTATTCAAGGTGTGCCAACCGAAGATGCAATAGATTTGTTTAAATTATTGTAA
- the agaE gene encoding PTS N-acetylgalactosamine transporter subunit IID: MESKARQSVQNDNVYEDQTMGTELTKSDINTMAWRSLLLQASFNYERMQAAGWLYGISPALRKIHTNKADLSKAMKGHLGFFNTHPFLVTFVMGIVLAMERSKQEVNAIQSTKIAVGAPLGGIGDALFWFTLLPICGGIGASLALQGSILGAIFFFVVFNIVHFGLRFGLAHYAYKMGVAAIPTIKANTKKVSHAASMIGMTVIGALVATYIRFQTTAEITAGDAVVKVQADVLDKLMPAFLPLVYTLLMYYLVKRNWSPLRLIILTVVIGIGGRFAGIL, from the coding sequence ATGGAATCTAAAGCACGTCAAAGCGTACAAAATGACAATGTGTACGAAGATCAAACAATGGGTACAGAACTCACTAAATCTGATATTAATACGATGGCGTGGCGTTCTTTATTACTACAAGCTTCTTTTAACTATGAGCGTATGCAAGCGGCAGGTTGGTTATATGGAATTAGCCCCGCATTGAGAAAAATTCACACCAACAAAGCGGATTTAAGCAAGGCAATGAAAGGGCATTTGGGCTTCTTCAATACCCACCCATTCCTTGTTACATTCGTAATGGGCATTGTGCTGGCAATGGAACGTTCTAAACAGGAAGTGAACGCCATTCAAAGTACAAAAATCGCCGTGGGTGCGCCATTAGGCGGCATTGGTGATGCCTTATTCTGGTTCACCTTATTGCCAATTTGTGGCGGTATTGGCGCAAGTTTGGCATTACAAGGTTCGATCCTTGGGGCGATTTTCTTCTTTGTAGTATTCAATATCGTGCATTTTGGTTTACGTTTTGGTCTAGCCCATTATGCTTACAAAATGGGGGTAGCGGCTATTCCAACCATTAAGGCTAACACGAAAAAAGTGTCACACGCCGCATCAATGATCGGTATGACCGTGATTGGCGCATTAGTTGCCACTTACATTCGTTTCCAAACCACCGCAGAAATCACCGCAGGTGATGCCGTAGTGAAAGTGCAAGCTGATGTGTTAGACAAGCTAATGCCAGCCTTTTTACCACTGGTGTACACCTTATTGATGTACTATTTAGTGAAACGCAACTGGTCGCCGTTACGCTTAATCATTCTCACCGTAGTGATTGGTATCGGCGGACGTTTTGCGGGTATCCTATAA